A single window of Gossypium arboreum isolate Shixiya-1 chromosome 13, ASM2569848v2, whole genome shotgun sequence DNA harbors:
- the LOC108462831 gene encoding probable galacturonosyltransferase 3 isoform X1: MEAASRNLLSFISMLPTCFILVIFSFTIVDAEISNSKTIGRGLKAYGQLPDRKELATPSSALFFDDNEKDIDIIATYSDASGTIRTSRVKMKDLSASWVLENPISGDPGKQKGSQVFKLKDSYQASRRSEENVEHFIDEHHWQEDEIQNRRKASWSPVKFKRQMLRQKRWDLRTADLILQNKEGDKQMEATSAIEDLKNMDPVVNGKYSIWRRDFENPNSDSTLKLMRDQIIMAKAYANIAKSRNQIDLYSSLLRHVGDSLRVIGDANSDSELHPSSLDQAKAMGHALSFAKDRLYDCHIVARKLRAMLQSAEDNVNSLKKRSAFLIQLAAKTVPKPLHCLPLQLAADYYFHGYQRKKDLNIEKLEDPSLYHYAIFSDNVLATSVVVNSTVLHANEPEKHIFHIVTDKLNFAAMRMWFILNAPEKATVQVENIDDFKWLNSSYCSVLRQLESARVKEYYFKNHPSSLSVGSDNLKYRNPKYLSMLNHLRFYLPEVYPKLHKILFLDDDIVVQKDLTPLWDVDLNGMVNGAVETCKGSFHRFDKYLNFSNPKISENFDSNACGWAFGMNIFDLKEWRNRNITQIYHYWQDRNEDRTLWKLGTLPPGLITFYNLTYPLDRKWHVLGLGYDPALNQTEIENAAVVHYNGNYKPWLDLAVAKYKSYWSKYVRFDNYYLKLCNLSE, from the exons ATGGAAGCTGCTTCGAGGAATTTATTGAGCTTCATTTCCATGCTACCCACATGTTTCATACTC GTTATTTTCAGTTTTACCATTGTTGATGCAGAAATATCAAATAGCAAAACGAT TGGAAGAGGACTCAAAGCATATGGGCAACTGCCTGACAGAAAG GAACTGGCAACGCCCTCTTCTGCTCTATTTTTCGATGACAATGAGAAG GATATTGACATAATTGCAACTTACAGTGATGCTTCTGGGACTATTAGAACAAGTAGGGTGAAAATGAAGGATCTTTCTGCTTCTTGGGTTCTGGAAAACCCCATCAGTGGAGATCCTGGCAAACAAAAGGGCTCACAG GTATTTAAACTAAAAGATTCCTACCAAGCTAGCAGAAGATCTGAAGAAAACGTCGAACATTTTATTGATGAGCATCATTGGCAAGAAGATGAAATTCAAAATCGTCGCAAGGCATCATGGAGCCCTGTGAAGTTCAAGCGCCAG ATGTTGCGGCAAAAAAGGTGGGATCTTCGTACCGCGGACCTTATCCTCCAAAACAAAGAGGGTGACAAGCAGATGGAAGCAACATCTGCTATTGAGGACTTGAAAAATATGGACCCTGTTGTCAATGGAAAGTATAGTATATGGAGAAGAGATTTTGAAAATCCTAACTCTGATTCTACCTTGAAGCTTATGCGTGACCAGATTATCATGGCAAAAGCCTATGCAAATATTGCCAAGTCTAGGAACCAAATTGATCTTTACAGTTCTCTTTTGAGACATGTTGGTGACAGTCTACGTGTTATTGGAGATGCTAATTCTGATTCTGAGCTTCATCCTAG TTCACTTGATCAGGCAAAAGCAATGGGCCATGCTCTATCTTTTGCGAAGGATCGGCTCTATGATTGCCATATAGTTGCAAGGAAGCTTCGAGCCATGCTTCAGTCAGCAGAAGATAATGTAAATTCTCTGAAGAAAAGGAGTGCCTTCTTGATTCAGCTAGCTGCAAAAACTGTCCCAAAACCATTGCATTGCCTACCTCTGCAGCTAGCAGCAGACTATTACTTCCATGGATATCAGAGAAAAAAGGATCTTAATATAGAAAAGCTTGAAGATCCTTCTTTGTATCATTATGCCATCTTTTCCGATAACGTACTGGCAACATCCGTGGTCGTCAATTCTACAGTGCTTCATGCAAATGAGCCTGAGAAACACATTTTCCATATAGTGACAGATAAACTGAATTTTGCTGCAATGAGAATGTGGTTTATCTTGAATGCTCCTGAAAAGGCTACAGTTCAGGTTGAGAACATTGATGATTTTAAGTGGTTGAATTCCTCTTACTGTTCTGTTCTACGTCAGCTCGAATCTGCCAGAGTTAAAGAATATTATTTCAAGAATCATCCATCCTCTCTCTCTGTTGGGTCCGACAATCTCAAGTACAGGAATCCAAAATACTTGTCGATGCTGAATCACCTTCGATTCTATCTTCCTGAGGTGTACCCAAAACTCCACAAGATCCTATTTTTGGATGATGATATTGTAGTCCAGAAGGATTTGACACCTCTTTGGGATGTTGATCTGAATGGAATGGTGAATGGTGCAGTGGAGACCTGTAAAGGGAGCTTTCATAGATTCGACAAGTATCTCAATTTCAGCAATCCGAAAATCTCAGAGAACTTTGACTCCAATGCATGTGGTTGGGCATTTGGGATGAATATTTTCGATCTGAAGGAGTGGAGAAACCGGAACATTACACAAATATATCATTATTGGCAAGATAGG AACGAGGATCGAACTCTTTGGAAGCTCGGCACGTTGCCACCAGGACTGATCACTTTCTATAACTTAACCTATCCATTGGATCGAAAATGGCACGTATTAGGACTCGGGTATGACCCAGCCCTGAACCAAACTGAGATAGAAAATGCAGCTGTCGTCCATTACAATGGAAACTATAAGCCATGGTTGGATCTGGCTGTAGCCAAGTACAAGTCATACTGGTCCAAATATGTAAGGTTCGATAACTATTACCTTAAACTCTGCAACTTAAGCGAATAG
- the LOC108462831 gene encoding probable galacturonosyltransferase 3 isoform X2: MQKYQIAKRLEEDSKHMGNCLTERNWQRPLLLYFSMTMRSDASGTIRTSRVKMKDLSASWVLENPISGDPGKQKGSQVFKLKDSYQASRRSEENVEHFIDEHHWQEDEIQNRRKASWSPVKFKRQMLRQKRWDLRTADLILQNKEGDKQMEATSAIEDLKNMDPVVNGKYSIWRRDFENPNSDSTLKLMRDQIIMAKAYANIAKSRNQIDLYSSLLRHVGDSLRVIGDANSDSELHPSSLDQAKAMGHALSFAKDRLYDCHIVARKLRAMLQSAEDNVNSLKKRSAFLIQLAAKTVPKPLHCLPLQLAADYYFHGYQRKKDLNIEKLEDPSLYHYAIFSDNVLATSVVVNSTVLHANEPEKHIFHIVTDKLNFAAMRMWFILNAPEKATVQVENIDDFKWLNSSYCSVLRQLESARVKEYYFKNHPSSLSVGSDNLKYRNPKYLSMLNHLRFYLPEVYPKLHKILFLDDDIVVQKDLTPLWDVDLNGMVNGAVETCKGSFHRFDKYLNFSNPKISENFDSNACGWAFGMNIFDLKEWRNRNITQIYHYWQDRNEDRTLWKLGTLPPGLITFYNLTYPLDRKWHVLGLGYDPALNQTEIENAAVVHYNGNYKPWLDLAVAKYKSYWSKYVRFDNYYLKLCNLSE, translated from the exons ATGCAGAAATATCAAATAGCAAAACGAT TGGAAGAGGACTCAAAGCATATGGGCAACTGCCTGACAGAAAG GAACTGGCAACGCCCTCTTCTGCTCTATTTTTCGATGACAATGAGAAG TGATGCTTCTGGGACTATTAGAACAAGTAGGGTGAAAATGAAGGATCTTTCTGCTTCTTGGGTTCTGGAAAACCCCATCAGTGGAGATCCTGGCAAACAAAAGGGCTCACAG GTATTTAAACTAAAAGATTCCTACCAAGCTAGCAGAAGATCTGAAGAAAACGTCGAACATTTTATTGATGAGCATCATTGGCAAGAAGATGAAATTCAAAATCGTCGCAAGGCATCATGGAGCCCTGTGAAGTTCAAGCGCCAG ATGTTGCGGCAAAAAAGGTGGGATCTTCGTACCGCGGACCTTATCCTCCAAAACAAAGAGGGTGACAAGCAGATGGAAGCAACATCTGCTATTGAGGACTTGAAAAATATGGACCCTGTTGTCAATGGAAAGTATAGTATATGGAGAAGAGATTTTGAAAATCCTAACTCTGATTCTACCTTGAAGCTTATGCGTGACCAGATTATCATGGCAAAAGCCTATGCAAATATTGCCAAGTCTAGGAACCAAATTGATCTTTACAGTTCTCTTTTGAGACATGTTGGTGACAGTCTACGTGTTATTGGAGATGCTAATTCTGATTCTGAGCTTCATCCTAG TTCACTTGATCAGGCAAAAGCAATGGGCCATGCTCTATCTTTTGCGAAGGATCGGCTCTATGATTGCCATATAGTTGCAAGGAAGCTTCGAGCCATGCTTCAGTCAGCAGAAGATAATGTAAATTCTCTGAAGAAAAGGAGTGCCTTCTTGATTCAGCTAGCTGCAAAAACTGTCCCAAAACCATTGCATTGCCTACCTCTGCAGCTAGCAGCAGACTATTACTTCCATGGATATCAGAGAAAAAAGGATCTTAATATAGAAAAGCTTGAAGATCCTTCTTTGTATCATTATGCCATCTTTTCCGATAACGTACTGGCAACATCCGTGGTCGTCAATTCTACAGTGCTTCATGCAAATGAGCCTGAGAAACACATTTTCCATATAGTGACAGATAAACTGAATTTTGCTGCAATGAGAATGTGGTTTATCTTGAATGCTCCTGAAAAGGCTACAGTTCAGGTTGAGAACATTGATGATTTTAAGTGGTTGAATTCCTCTTACTGTTCTGTTCTACGTCAGCTCGAATCTGCCAGAGTTAAAGAATATTATTTCAAGAATCATCCATCCTCTCTCTCTGTTGGGTCCGACAATCTCAAGTACAGGAATCCAAAATACTTGTCGATGCTGAATCACCTTCGATTCTATCTTCCTGAGGTGTACCCAAAACTCCACAAGATCCTATTTTTGGATGATGATATTGTAGTCCAGAAGGATTTGACACCTCTTTGGGATGTTGATCTGAATGGAATGGTGAATGGTGCAGTGGAGACCTGTAAAGGGAGCTTTCATAGATTCGACAAGTATCTCAATTTCAGCAATCCGAAAATCTCAGAGAACTTTGACTCCAATGCATGTGGTTGGGCATTTGGGATGAATATTTTCGATCTGAAGGAGTGGAGAAACCGGAACATTACACAAATATATCATTATTGGCAAGATAGG AACGAGGATCGAACTCTTTGGAAGCTCGGCACGTTGCCACCAGGACTGATCACTTTCTATAACTTAACCTATCCATTGGATCGAAAATGGCACGTATTAGGACTCGGGTATGACCCAGCCCTGAACCAAACTGAGATAGAAAATGCAGCTGTCGTCCATTACAATGGAAACTATAAGCCATGGTTGGATCTGGCTGTAGCCAAGTACAAGTCATACTGGTCCAAATATGTAAGGTTCGATAACTATTACCTTAAACTCTGCAACTTAAGCGAATAG